A single Struthio camelus isolate bStrCam1 chromosome 6, bStrCam1.hap1, whole genome shotgun sequence DNA region contains:
- the LOC104141654 gene encoding LOW QUALITY PROTEIN: aryl hydrocarbon receptor-like (The sequence of the model RefSeq protein was modified relative to this genomic sequence to represent the inferred CDS: inserted 2 bases in 1 codon; substituted 2 bases at 2 genomic stop codons) → MLPGTFSPGARQGLLMPWSTKKSPKAPPLEGMKSNPSKRHRDRLNQELNRLTDLLPLPEDVRTRLDKLSILRLAVGYLKVKSYFMATGTDIGSHMLDQPKALEGNGWTYLQANRASFPEGDLLLQAFNGFVITVTGDGYIFYVSPTVQDFLGFHQSDLIYQSVYDLIHTDDRATFCHQLHWVLNPPATSWAKYTADAMPMGQTRPDGYSAMYSPQHLPPENTSFLERSFICCFRCLLDKSSGFLALNFCGHLKLLHGQQNRTSSRSLVLPHLTLFAIATSLQPLSILELQTKTFIFQTKHKLDFTLTACDSRAKVVLGXTETELCMKGSGYQLVHAADVMYCAENHVRLMKTGESSVIVFRLLTKKAGWVWIQAKARLVYKGGHPDCIIARQRALSNEEGEEHLQKRNLQLPFSFATGEAVLYGNDLPDLLDSFQTKELQTNKDSHMQECSVDPSSLLEAMKKQDASMYVSQADNVPXFPLAGLINELDGPGQDEKASDAKDGSDSLLVIIETLFEKSEVDGNICQTLQNLDVDNMELQQWEETLFGLGAEEPTSQNISERLDSGVNSCMEQMLFRKDTGKSTDFLHCSEESSPAALWAINSAAPAPLGFQTPLQRQAPDAQDQDTVVSLVSIMSEGSSAQPKQQVPFNPAGLRGGTTPDTSGSCSKPSLTGQLANSGQLFQREGTSSLPANSIVPKNQSQTGYELMGSGCPLPLDSNALVTQWHNTPVLANPANALRQSIAPGDCPSEAWVTAAPKXLGASEMQMESQQTAQASSQQSMLGSQNHRITESFRLEGTSGDHLVQPPCSSRVT, encoded by the exons CCCTAAAGCACCCCCCCTTGAGGGTATGAAGTCTAATCCCTCCAAACGGCATCGAGACCGGCTCAACCAGGAGCTGAACAGGCTGACTGACTTGCTGCCCTTGCCTGAAGATGTACGCACCAGGCTCGATAAACTCTCCATCCTCCGACTGGCTGTGGGATACCTGAAGGTGAAGAGCTACTTCATGG CCACTGGGACGGACATTGGCAGCCACATGCTGGATCAGCCCAAGGCACTAGAAGGGAATGGATGGACATATCTGCAAGCCAACAGGGCATCGTTTCCAGAAGGGGACCTTCTGCTCCAG gCATTTAATGGCTTTGTCATCACTGTGACTGGAGATGGCTACATCTTCTATGTCTCCCCTACAGTGCAGGACTTCCTGGGGTTTCATCAG TCAGACCTCATCTACCAGAGTGTGTATGACCTGATCCACACAGACGACAGAGCCACCTTCTGCCACCAGCTCCACTGGGTCTTGAACCCTCCTGCAACCAGCTGGGCCAAGTACACTGCCGATG CCATGCCTATGGGCCAGACTCGGCCAGACGGATACAGTGCCATGTAtagcccccagcacctccccccTGAGAACACCTCCTTCTTGGAGAGGAGTTTCATCTGTTGTTTCCGCTGCTTGCTGGATAAGTCCTCGGGATTTCTG GCCTTGAATTTCTGCGGACACTTGAAATTGCTTCATGGGCAGCAGAACAGGACATCCAGTAGGTCCCTGGTGCTTCCCCACCTGACTCTCTTTGCCATTGCAACTTCCCTCCAGCCACTTTCGATCCTGGAGCTTCAGACCAAGACCTTCATCTTCCAGACAAAGCACAAGCTAGACTTCACTCTGACTGCCTGTGATTCCAG GGCAAAGGTTGTGCTGGGATAGACAGAAACAGAGCTGTGTATGAAGGGATCTGGATACCAGCTCGTGCATGCAGCTGACGTGATGTACTGTGCAGAGAACCACGTGAGAC TGATGAAGACAGGGGAGAGCAGCGTGATAGTTTTCAGGCTACTGACCAAGAAGGCTGGCTGGGTCTGGATCCAGGCCAAGGCCAGGCTGGTGTACAAAGGAGGCCATCCTGACTGCATCATAGCCAGACAGCGAGCCCTCTC AAATGAAGAAGGGGAGGAACATCTGCAGAAGCGGAACCTGCAGCTGCCTTTTAGTTTTGCTACAGGGGAAGCAGTTTTATATGGGAATGACCTTCCTGATTTACTGGATTCCTTCCAGACTAAGGAGTTGCAGACAAATAAAGACTCCCACATGCAGGAGTGTTCAGTAGACCCCAGCTCTCTTCTTGAGGCCATGAAGAAGCAGGATGCATCTATGTACGTCTCTCAAGCTGATAACGTGCCGTAGTTCCCCTTGGCAGGTCTCATCAATGAACTTGATGGGCCAGGCCAGGACGAGAAAGCCAGTGATGCCAAGGATGGCAGCGACTCCCTCCTGGTCATCATTGAAACCCTCTTTGAGAAAAGTGAGGTGGATGGGAACATCTGCCAGACCCTCCAGAACCTCGATGTGGAcaacatggagctgcagcagtgGGAGGAGACTCTGTTTGGCTTGGGTGCAGAGGAGCCGACATCTCAGAACATTAGTGAGAGGCTGGACAGTGGGGTGAACTCCTGCATGGAACAGATGCTGTTCAGGAAGGACACTGGGAAGAGCACGGACTTCCTGCACTGCAGTGAGGAAAGCagtcctgcagctctctgggcaattaattcagcagctcctgcacccCTGGGGTTTCAAACACCACTGCAGCGTCAGGCACCTGATGCACAAGACCAAGATACTGTGGTCTCTCTTGTCTCCATTATGTCCGAGGGCAGCTCTGCTCAACCCAAACAGCAGGTCCCGTTTAACCCAGCTGGGCTCAGGGGAGGAACCACCCCAGATACCTCAGGCTCCTGCAGCAAGCCCTCTTTAACAGGTCAGCTGGCAAACTCAGGACAGTTGTTTCAGCGAGAAGGTACCAGCTCCCTTCCTGCAAACAGCATTGTTCCTAAAAATCAAAGCCAGACAGGGTACGAGCTGATGGGCTCAGGCTGTCCACTTCCATTGGATTCAAATGCACTAGTGACTCAATGGCACAATACTCCAGTCCTGGCAAACCCAGCCAATGCTTTGAGGCAGAGCATTGCTCCAGGAGATTGCCCATCAGAAGCTTGGGTGACTGCGGCTCCAAA GCTGGGAGCATCAGAAATGCAGATGGAGTCACAGCAAACTGCTCAGGCCAGTAGCCAACAGAGCATGCTtggctcacagaatcacagaatcacagaatcgtttaggttggaagggacctctggagatcatctagtccaacctccctgttcaagcagggtcacctag